Proteins found in one Oryza glaberrima chromosome 4, OglaRS2, whole genome shotgun sequence genomic segment:
- the LOC127772330 gene encoding low-specificity L-threonine aldolase 1-like — protein sequence MVTNVVDLRSDTVTKPSDAMRAAMAAADVDDDVLGADPTAHRFEMEMARITGKEAALFVPSGTMANLISVLVHCDTRGSEVILGDNSHIHIYENGGISTIGGVHPKTVRNNPDGTMDIDKIVAAIRHPDGALYYPTTRLICLENTHANCGGKCLSAEYTDEVGEVAKSHGLKLHIDGARIFNASVALGVPVHRLVKAADSVSVCISKGLGAPVGSVIVGSTAFIEKAKILRKTLGGGMRQVGILCAAAYVAVRDTVGKLADDHRRAKVLADGLKKIKHFRVDTTSVETNMVFFDIVDSRISPDKLCQVLEQRNVLAMPAGSKSMRLVIHYQISDSDVQYALTCVEKAAEEILTGSKKFEHLTNGTTRNSYGH from the exons ATGGTGACCAACGTGGTGGACCTACGGTCGGACACGGTGACGAAGCCCTCCGACGCGAtgcgcgccgccatggccgccgcggacGTGGACGACGACGTCCTTGGCGCCGACCCGACCGCGCACCGCTTCGAGATGGAGATGGCGAGGATCACGGGCAAGGAGGCCGCGCTGTTCGTGCCGTCCGGCACCATGGCCAACCTCATCTCCGTCCTCGTCCACTGCGACACCAGGGGCAGCGAGGTCATCCTCGGCGACAACTCCCACATCCATATCTACGAGAACGGCGGGATCTCCACCATCGGCGGCGTCCACCCCAAGACCGTCAGGAACAACCCCGATGGAACCATGGACATCGACAAGATTGTCGCCGCCATCAGGCATCCGGATGGGGCGCTGTATTATCCGACCACAAGGCTGATCTGCCTGGAGAATACCCATGCAAA CTGTGGTGGAAAGTGTCTGTCTGCTGAATATACTGACGAGGTTGGTGAAGTTGCCAAGAGTCATGGTCTGAAGCTTCACATAGATGGAGCTCGCATTTTTAATGCTTCTGTG GCCCTTGGAGTTCCTGTTCATCGACTTGTGAAAGCTGCGGATTCAGTCTCG GTGTGCATATCTAAAGGGTTAGGCGCTCCTGTTGGATCAGTTATTGTTGGTTCGACGGCCTTCATAGAAAAG GCTAAAATTCTTAGGAAGACACTAGGTGGTGGAATGAGGCAAGTGGGAATTCTTTGTGCGGCTGCCTATGTTGCCGTTCGCGACACTGTAGGAAAACTTGCTGATGACCATAGAAGGGCTAAAGTTTTAGCAG ATGGTCTGAAGAAAATCAAGCATTTTAGAGTTGATACAACTTCAGTGGAGACCAATATG GTATTCTTTGATATTGTGGATTCACGCATATCACCTGACAAACTGTGTCAAGTCCTTGAACAACGCAATGTGCTTGCCATGCCAGCAGGCTCGAAGAG CATGAGGCTTGTCATCCACTACCAAATTTCTGATAGTGATGTTCAGTATGCACTGACATGCGTGGAG AAAGCTGCTGAAGAAATACTGACAGGCAGTAAGAAGTTTGAACATCTGACAAACGGTACTACCAGGAATTCATACGGGCACTAG